The proteins below are encoded in one region of Fimbriimonadaceae bacterium:
- a CDS encoding pyridoxamine 5'-phosphate oxidase family protein produces the protein MERHEHIQKLRDLVEGVKVAMLVTESGGQLRSRPMFTNEIDADGVLWFFSACPSGKTHEIGQDSHVNLSYSDPKHDRYVSISGRASVVEDRIRIRDMWNPMVSVWFPEGPDDPSVCLIKVPIESAEYWEAKKGHVAQMIDMALAGILGRRPDLGETHKIEL, from the coding sequence ATGGAACGGCACGAGCACATCCAGAAGCTGAGGGACCTTGTGGAAGGGGTCAAGGTCGCCATGCTGGTCACGGAGAGCGGGGGGCAGCTTCGGAGCAGGCCGATGTTCACGAACGAGATCGACGCGGACGGGGTCCTCTGGTTTTTCAGCGCCTGCCCCTCGGGCAAGACGCACGAGATCGGCCAGGACTCTCACGTAAACCTCTCTTACTCCGATCCCAAGCACGACCGCTACGTCTCCATCAGCGGGAGGGCGTCTGTCGTGGAGGACCGCATCAGGATACGGGACATGTGGAACCCGATGGTCTCCGTCTGGTTCCCAGAGGGGCCTGACGATCCGTCCGTGTGCCTCATCAAGGTCCCCATCGAGAGCGCCGAGTATTGGGAGGCGAAGAAGGGCCACGTCGCGCAGATGATCGATATGGCCTTGGCAGGGATCCTGGGGCGGCGCCCCGACCTTGGGGAGACCCACAAGATCGAGCTTTAG
- a CDS encoding PEP-CTERM sorting domain-containing protein, with amino-acid sequence MAAVAAAALSQASVTMATFADPSTNSSDFLFTFNSNNNTLSGSYTGSNLTLLTPGFTGGGSLSNVKFVMDPVSLTAVIPGMLYNLGAGSVKFYTSDINTPDFQIDFGGGLFLNPFNAGSSELTGDNVAFSGPNVPLELTDRQFSFSFANAVTSGGVTTYTGSFTSSATVVPEPASLIALGTGIAAFAARRRKA; translated from the coding sequence GTGGCAGCGGTTGCCGCCGCTGCGCTCAGCCAGGCCAGCGTCACTATGGCGACGTTCGCCGACCCCTCCACCAACTCGAGCGATTTCCTCTTCACGTTCAACTCGAACAACAACACCCTTTCGGGCAGTTACACGGGTTCGAACCTGACCCTTCTGACCCCCGGCTTCACGGGCGGCGGTTCGCTCTCGAACGTCAAGTTCGTGATGGATCCGGTCAGCCTCACCGCTGTCATCCCTGGAATGCTCTATAACCTCGGCGCGGGCAGCGTCAAGTTCTACACGAGCGACATCAACACCCCGGACTTCCAGATCGACTTCGGCGGCGGCCTCTTCCTGAACCCGTTTAACGCGGGCTCCAGCGAGCTCACCGGCGACAACGTCGCCTTCAGCGGCCCGAACGTCCCCTTGGAACTCACCGACCGGCAGTTCTCGTTCAGCTTCGCGAACGCGGTCACCAGCGGTGGCGTCACGACCTACACCGGCTCCTTCACCTCCTCCGCGACCGTGGTTCCCGAACCCGCGTCGCTGATCGCGCTCGGTACGGGCATCGCGGCTTTCGCCGCCCGCCGCCGCAAAGCCTAA
- the prpB gene encoding methylisocitrate lyase, translated as MIHAPISNPGRRLRDLMAQGTVLMPGVYDALTGICAERAGAKAAYISGAAVTNSQLGVPDIALVTLDEISTQAARICQVVSIPVISDADTGFGDTWNVTRCVIEMERAGLAGIHLEDQVMPKKCGHLDGKELLPAAEMCSKIRAAVQAKKEADFLIVARTDARGVDGLESAVDRAKAYVQAGADAVFPEGLQAEAEFEAFRKGVAVPLLANMTEFGKTPIIPVGRFSEMGYEMVIFPVSAMRVMLKSVQDFYGFLLNNGTQSGYLENMATRAELYELIAYPSYEAADAEWAKEGK; from the coding sequence ATGATCCACGCCCCTATCTCCAACCCGGGCCGACGCCTCCGCGACTTGATGGCGCAAGGAACGGTCCTGATGCCCGGCGTCTACGACGCCCTCACCGGCATCTGCGCGGAGCGGGCGGGGGCGAAGGCCGCCTATATCTCCGGTGCCGCCGTGACCAACAGCCAGTTGGGCGTGCCTGACATCGCGCTTGTCACCCTGGACGAGATCTCGACCCAAGCCGCCCGGATCTGCCAGGTCGTCTCGATCCCCGTCATCTCGGACGCGGACACGGGGTTCGGAGACACCTGGAACGTCACCCGGTGCGTCATCGAGATGGAGCGGGCAGGGCTCGCCGGCATCCACCTGGAAGACCAGGTGATGCCCAAGAAGTGCGGCCACCTCGACGGCAAAGAACTGCTTCCCGCCGCCGAGATGTGCAGCAAGATCAGGGCCGCCGTCCAAGCCAAAAAGGAGGCGGACTTCCTCATCGTGGCCCGGACCGACGCCCGCGGCGTGGACGGGCTGGAATCGGCGGTAGACCGGGCGAAAGCCTACGTCCAGGCGGGCGCCGACGCCGTCTTCCCCGAAGGCCTCCAGGCCGAGGCCGAGTTCGAAGCCTTCCGCAAGGGCGTCGCCGTCCCCCTGCTCGCGAACATGACCGAGTTCGGCAAGACGCCGATCATCCCGGTCGGCCGCTTCAGCGAAATGGGTTACGAAATGGTCATCTTTCCTGTCTCCGCGATGCGCGTGATGCTAAAGTCCGTCCAGGATTTTTACGGGTTCTTACTGAATAATGGTACACAAAGTGGTTACCTAGAAAATATGGCGACACGGGCGGAACTGTACGAGCTAATCGCCTATCCGAGCTACGAAGCCGCCGACGCGGAATGGGCAAAAGAAGGAAAGTAA
- the rmuC gene encoding DNA recombination protein RmuC, which produces MDIWIGILVLLLGGGVGAAAVFFLQKGPLAGLRLELEEQKRLAEEARAKLACEMAGHQETEKLVARLEERASRLDELAQQIGAKDSVIEDLRQTLSRYESLQAGIEARLEEREQAIQQQADLLCKAEEKLKDSFQALSGETLAKQTEELQKAAERLFAHYKESADGALGKRETAIDELLKPLRERLKDLDDHNRTMEQRRQGAYQELLQQVLPLEKQQAGLTKETSRLVKALQDPGSAGSWGEMVLERVVEMAGLEERTSFVTQLTFEGEDGKQRPDMVVRMPGNRALIVDSKAPMRSYIEALESNDENSRDILLRDHSKKLLDHANALRKKNYSKLLQESPDFIVLFVPSESAYRAALEYRPSLMEETMACNVILASPMSLLGLLRLVDHSWRQDKLAESARALQKDASELYSRLGSLVGHYNKLGSALNKAGTAFNELGGSLDKRVLPAARRFRDHGLPVPDQLEVDEPIAFGPRPLLGQEFQPALVSMEESAEGSRKQTELF; this is translated from the coding sequence GTGGACATTTGGATAGGCATTCTCGTCCTGCTGCTTGGCGGGGGCGTTGGCGCGGCGGCGGTCTTTTTCCTGCAGAAAGGGCCGCTCGCCGGCTTGCGCCTTGAGCTCGAAGAGCAGAAGCGGCTGGCCGAGGAGGCCCGCGCGAAGCTCGCTTGCGAGATGGCCGGCCACCAGGAGACGGAAAAGCTTGTGGCCAGGCTGGAGGAACGCGCCTCGCGCTTGGACGAGCTGGCCCAGCAGATCGGGGCCAAGGACTCCGTCATCGAGGACTTGCGGCAAACCCTTTCGCGCTATGAGAGCCTCCAGGCCGGGATCGAGGCCAGGCTCGAGGAGCGGGAGCAGGCGATCCAGCAACAGGCCGACCTGCTTTGCAAGGCAGAAGAGAAGCTGAAGGACTCGTTCCAGGCCCTGTCCGGGGAGACACTGGCCAAGCAGACCGAGGAGCTTCAGAAGGCGGCCGAGCGCCTCTTCGCGCACTACAAAGAGTCCGCGGACGGTGCGCTGGGCAAGCGCGAGACCGCGATCGACGAACTTTTGAAGCCGCTCCGCGAGAGGCTGAAGGATCTAGACGACCACAACCGCACCATGGAGCAACGGCGGCAAGGCGCCTACCAGGAGCTCTTGCAGCAGGTGCTCCCGCTCGAGAAGCAACAGGCCGGGCTCACGAAGGAGACGAGCCGCCTTGTGAAGGCCCTCCAGGACCCCGGTTCAGCGGGCAGCTGGGGCGAGATGGTTCTCGAGCGTGTGGTCGAAATGGCCGGGCTGGAAGAGCGGACCAGCTTCGTCACCCAGCTAACTTTCGAGGGCGAGGACGGCAAGCAGCGGCCGGATATGGTCGTCCGCATGCCTGGGAACCGGGCGTTGATCGTGGACTCCAAAGCCCCCATGCGGAGCTACATCGAAGCGCTGGAGTCGAACGACGAGAACAGTCGCGACATCCTTCTGCGCGACCACTCGAAGAAGCTGCTGGACCACGCCAACGCCCTCCGGAAGAAGAACTATTCGAAGCTTTTGCAGGAGTCGCCCGACTTCATCGTGCTCTTCGTCCCGAGCGAATCGGCGTACCGCGCCGCCCTCGAGTACCGGCCGAGCCTGATGGAGGAGACGATGGCGTGCAACGTCATCTTGGCCTCGCCCATGAGCCTTCTCGGCTTGCTCCGGCTGGTGGACCACTCCTGGCGCCAGGACAAGCTCGCGGAGAGCGCCCGGGCGTTGCAGAAGGACGCTTCCGAGCTTTATAGCCGCCTCGGCTCACTGGTCGGGCACTATAACAAACTTGGCAGCGCCCTGAACAAGGCGGGCACCGCCTTCAACGAACTCGGGGGCTCTCTCGACAAGCGGGTGCTGCCCGCCGCGCGCCGCTTCCGGGACCACGGGCTGCCGGTCCCGGACCAGCTCGAAGTGGACGAGCCGATCGCTTTCGGCCCGCGGCCGTTGTTGGGCCAGGAGTTCCAGCCCGCGCTCGTGAGCATGGAAGAAAGCGCGGAAGGTTCGCGCAAGCAGACGGAGCTTTTCTAG
- a CDS encoding PEP-CTERM sorting domain-containing protein has product MTIKTTAIVAFGVLAASSQASFTVAAFADPTTGSNQPMFTFDRAGMTLQGSWTVTGLTLETPGLTGGGQVVDAKFEMDKVSLTVVIPDVLYRLGAGQVKFYTNDPNNSFFVIDFDGGDFVNPLIAGASEFNGNIVDFSGSRVPSGLSDEAFAFSFANPLVNGDIVTYTSAFTSSAVPEPATMLALGVGIAAFARRRRA; this is encoded by the coding sequence ATGACCATCAAAACTACCGCTATCGTCGCCTTCGGCGTTCTGGCCGCCAGCAGCCAGGCAAGTTTCACCGTCGCCGCGTTCGCCGACCCGACCACGGGCAGCAACCAGCCGATGTTCACCTTCGACCGAGCGGGCATGACGCTCCAAGGCTCCTGGACCGTCACCGGCCTCACCCTCGAGACCCCCGGCCTCACCGGCGGCGGCCAAGTCGTCGATGCCAAGTTCGAAATGGACAAGGTCTCGCTGACCGTCGTCATACCGGACGTGCTCTACCGCCTCGGCGCGGGCCAGGTCAAGTTCTACACGAACGACCCGAACAACTCGTTCTTCGTGATCGACTTCGACGGCGGCGACTTCGTCAACCCGCTGATTGCGGGCGCCTCTGAGTTCAACGGCAACATCGTCGACTTCAGCGGCTCGCGCGTCCCGAGCGGCCTCTCCGACGAGGCGTTCGCCTTCAGCTTCGCCAACCCGCTCGTGAACGGCGACATCGTCACCTATACCAGCGCCTTCACCTCCTCGGCCGTGCCGGAGCCCGCGACCATGCTCGCCTTGGGTGTGGGTATCGCGGCCTTCGCGCGCCGACGCCGCGCCTGA
- a CDS encoding DUF4965 domain-containing protein, producing the protein MLSQSSVLGALAATLLMQDASFRPPAVPLVTHDPYLSVWSFTDHLADDWTKHWTGKNHALTGMVRVDGSTYRWMSLGLEELPKAEQRKREVLPSKTHYLFRAGGVELAVDFHAAADIRDADQLSRSDTRIAFSLESVDGKRHEVQIYLDCSPELVVNETQQAVSWSRMNQGGRTLLAIWHEGGAPLNRVGDDHRIDWGKLFFLGEGGFARIAESRECRKDFAANGALLGDDETRFPRPARDGWPVLAWSSNELEVEPDKALLDATAVTLAYDDVASIEYFGRPLQAAWRSSEPNRSWPENPSQGSQDIDAFADEWREIGGAGYAQLCALAYRQCLAAHKIVRDIDGTLLMFSKENFSNGCIGTVDVMYPACPIFLAYNPALLKANMEPVMQYASMPRWPWPFAPHDLGTYPKANGQVYGGGERSEEDQMPVEESGNMLIMAAAYLDRSGDKAWIEKYWPLWTKWAEYLRQYGLDPGEQLCTDDFAGHLAHNANLSVKAIVAMACYGRLCGATGRAAEAEEWAAVAKELAARWAEMAEDGGHTRLAFDRPGTWSQKYNLVWDKVLDLGLFSKETYAKEVAWYMVRQNAFGLPLDNRADYTKLDWTVWTACLAEEQRDFDALVAPLVKWMNETPDRLPLTDWFDTKTGKCVGFRARSVVGGVFMPLLLKKAGRAPFK; encoded by the coding sequence ATGTTGTCACAATCAAGCGTGCTCGGTGCGCTCGCCGCGACCCTCCTCATGCAAGACGCCTCCTTCCGCCCGCCGGCGGTACCCCTCGTCACCCACGACCCGTACCTCTCGGTCTGGTCGTTCACAGACCATCTCGCGGACGACTGGACCAAGCACTGGACGGGCAAGAACCATGCGCTGACGGGCATGGTGAGGGTCGACGGAAGCACCTACCGGTGGATGTCGCTCGGTCTGGAGGAACTCCCCAAGGCAGAACAGCGGAAGCGCGAGGTCCTGCCCTCGAAGACGCACTACCTTTTCCGCGCGGGCGGGGTCGAACTCGCGGTCGACTTCCATGCCGCCGCCGACATCCGCGACGCCGACCAACTCTCCCGGAGCGATACCCGCATCGCCTTCTCGCTGGAATCCGTGGACGGCAAGAGGCACGAAGTGCAGATCTATCTGGACTGCTCGCCGGAGCTCGTCGTCAACGAAACCCAACAAGCGGTCTCCTGGTCGCGGATGAACCAAGGCGGGCGGACCCTTCTCGCAATATGGCACGAAGGGGGAGCCCCCCTCAACCGAGTGGGAGACGACCACCGCATCGACTGGGGCAAGCTGTTCTTCTTGGGGGAAGGCGGATTCGCGAGGATCGCGGAGAGCCGGGAATGCCGAAAAGACTTCGCTGCCAACGGTGCGCTCCTCGGCGACGACGAAACCCGCTTCCCGCGGCCCGCGCGCGATGGGTGGCCCGTCCTTGCGTGGTCCAGCAACGAGCTGGAAGTCGAGCCTGACAAGGCTCTTCTCGACGCGACCGCCGTCACCCTGGCTTACGACGACGTCGCCTCGATCGAATACTTCGGGCGTCCGCTGCAGGCCGCCTGGCGCAGCTCGGAGCCGAACCGGAGTTGGCCGGAGAACCCATCCCAGGGCAGTCAGGACATCGACGCCTTCGCCGACGAATGGCGCGAGATCGGAGGGGCGGGCTATGCCCAGCTCTGCGCCCTGGCCTACCGCCAGTGCCTGGCGGCGCACAAGATCGTCCGGGACATCGACGGCACCCTCTTGATGTTCAGCAAGGAAAACTTCAGTAACGGGTGCATCGGCACAGTCGACGTCATGTACCCCGCATGCCCCATCTTCCTCGCCTACAACCCCGCGCTCCTCAAGGCGAACATGGAGCCGGTGATGCAGTACGCGAGCATGCCTCGCTGGCCCTGGCCCTTCGCCCCGCACGACTTGGGGACCTACCCCAAGGCGAACGGACAGGTTTACGGCGGCGGCGAGCGGTCAGAGGAAGACCAGATGCCGGTCGAAGAGAGCGGCAACATGCTGATCATGGCCGCCGCCTATCTGGACCGGAGCGGCGACAAGGCTTGGATCGAAAAGTACTGGCCTCTCTGGACCAAATGGGCCGAGTACCTGAGGCAGTACGGACTTGACCCAGGCGAGCAACTGTGCACGGACGACTTTGCCGGGCACCTCGCGCATAATGCCAACCTTTCCGTCAAGGCGATCGTCGCCATGGCCTGCTACGGCCGGCTTTGCGGGGCGACCGGTCGGGCCGCCGAGGCCGAGGAATGGGCCGCGGTCGCGAAGGAGCTTGCGGCACGATGGGCCGAGATGGCCGAGGACGGCGGCCACACCCGACTCGCCTTCGACCGCCCGGGCACCTGGAGCCAAAAGTACAACCTCGTCTGGGACAAAGTGCTCGACCTCGGCCTCTTTTCGAAAGAGACGTACGCCAAAGAGGTCGCCTGGTACATGGTCAGGCAGAACGCGTTCGGGCTCCCGCTGGATAACCGCGCCGACTATACAAAGCTGGATTGGACGGTCTGGACCGCTTGCCTGGCAGAAGAGCAGCGCGACTTCGACGCCTTGGTCGCGCCGCTCGTCAAGTGGATGAACGAGACGCCAGACCGCCTCCCCCTGACCGATTGGTTCGACACCAAGACGGGCAAGTGCGTCGGTTTCCGTGCGCGCTCGGTTGTGGGCGGCGTCTTCATGCCGCTTCTCCTGAAGAAGGCGGGACGGGCGCCCTTCAAGTAA
- a CDS encoding citrate synthase (catalyzes the formation of citrate from acetyl-CoA and oxaloacetate), protein MSATATEHPNYSPGLQGVIAGITTISQIDVESSSLTYRGYNVHELAEHGCFEETAFLLLKGHLPNQAELAGYKKLLASERFVPHHVWDALRLCSSEMHPMDRLKVGYGMLSALDPEYKAPATDGEANRRKADRIVAKAATLVAGSWRIANGHNPIDPDPELGTAANFLYMLTGDKPDQFMEKAMDTSFTLYAEHTFNASTFACRVCVATLSDLYSGIVTGIGTLKGPLHGGANEEAMHMLIGIGDAGKAEEWTRNALAKKEKIMGFGHREYRKSDSRAGIMTKLGKELGRMKGDTKWGDIADVMERVMWDEKQLFPNVDFPAAYAYYLMGIPIPLYTPIFVIARTSGWCTHMIEQLDNNRLIRPSCIYEGPTPREYVAISNR, encoded by the coding sequence ATGAGCGCAACCGCAACCGAACACCCCAATTACAGCCCTGGACTGCAGGGAGTGATCGCAGGCATCACGACCATCAGCCAGATCGACGTCGAGTCCTCCAGCCTGACGTACCGCGGATACAACGTCCACGAGCTGGCCGAGCACGGTTGCTTTGAAGAGACCGCCTTCCTCCTGCTGAAAGGGCACCTGCCCAACCAGGCCGAGTTGGCCGGCTATAAGAAGCTGCTCGCAAGCGAGCGCTTCGTCCCTCACCACGTCTGGGACGCCTTGCGGCTCTGCAGCAGCGAGATGCACCCGATGGACCGCCTCAAGGTCGGCTATGGGATGCTCAGCGCGCTCGACCCAGAGTACAAGGCCCCCGCGACGGACGGCGAAGCGAACCGCCGCAAGGCCGACCGGATCGTGGCCAAAGCCGCGACCCTTGTCGCCGGCTCTTGGCGCATCGCAAACGGCCACAACCCGATCGACCCCGATCCGGAGTTGGGCACCGCCGCCAACTTCCTCTATATGCTCACGGGTGATAAGCCGGACCAGTTCATGGAGAAGGCGATGGACACTTCGTTCACCCTGTACGCCGAGCACACGTTCAACGCCTCCACCTTCGCCTGCCGCGTCTGCGTCGCCACCCTCAGCGACCTCTATAGCGGCATCGTCACCGGCATCGGCACCCTTAAGGGGCCGCTCCACGGCGGCGCGAACGAGGAAGCCATGCACATGCTCATCGGCATCGGCGATGCGGGCAAGGCCGAAGAATGGACCCGCAACGCCCTCGCCAAGAAAGAGAAGATCATGGGCTTCGGCCACCGCGAGTACCGCAAGAGCGACTCGCGCGCAGGCATCATGACCAAGCTCGGCAAGGAGCTCGGCCGCATGAAGGGCGACACCAAGTGGGGCGACATCGCGGACGTCATGGAGCGCGTGATGTGGGACGAGAAGCAACTCTTCCCCAACGTCGACTTCCCCGCCGCTTACGCCTACTACCTCATGGGCATCCCGATCCCGCTCTACACGCCGATCTTCGTGATCGCCCGCACCAGCGGCTGGTGCACCCACATGATCGAGCAGCTCGACAACAACCGCCTCATCCGCCCCAGCTGCATCTACGAAGGCCCCACGCCCCGCGAATACGTCGCGATCAGCAACCGCTGA
- a CDS encoding cytidine deaminase gives MTESDWTRLKAAAKEAATHAYAPYSRFPVGAAAMAEDGTVFAACNVENASYGLTVCAERAALFAMVASGRKVVRALALFTPTPGPVSPCGACRQVLAEFIPPGAACPVLLSCDGGADVLTEAAELLPHQFRLDSRQ, from the coding sequence ATGACCGAGTCCGACTGGACACGACTCAAGGCGGCGGCGAAGGAGGCGGCGACCCACGCATACGCGCCCTATTCCCGGTTCCCGGTCGGGGCGGCCGCGATGGCCGAAGACGGCACTGTTTTCGCCGCCTGCAACGTCGAGAACGCCTCCTATGGCCTCACCGTCTGTGCCGAGCGGGCCGCCCTCTTCGCCATGGTCGCCTCCGGGCGGAAGGTTGTGCGGGCGTTGGCCCTCTTCACCCCGACCCCCGGACCGGTCTCGCCTTGCGGCGCTTGCCGCCAGGTCCTGGCGGAGTTCATCCCGCCAGGGGCGGCCTGCCCCGTGCTTCTGTCATGCGACGGTGGCGCGGACGTCCTCACCGAAGCGGCCGAACTCCTTCCCCACCAGTTCCGCCTGGACAGCCGCCAATGA
- a CDS encoding rod shape-determining protein RodA — translation MIGRADAKGVFGSGLDRPAQGPDVFLLLAAGMLLSFGLLSLHSIDAAVHSAYFFRQAAFVVVGCVIAFGLAVVPHAMLKRAAVPLYLVSLGSLAAVLFIGQEKKGATRWIDVGPLQFQPSEFAKLVLVITLAAYLSGRQGRIKDPSTFFGSLLHVAPVVLLTLLQPHLAGAVSLLMIWFAMLLACGVSLRPILLSALVLLAGLGLAWKTPGLMPDYMRSRIEGKLRPDVKDNAWQQERAKIAFATGGLFGVGYLKGEQKAARYVPEQQNDFILTVVGEEGGLFGTALVLLGFALFFFRTWLVGWRASEPFDRYVAAGILGVLGFHMIVNVGMNLGILPVAGLWLPFMSYGGTAMWMCLGCVGLLLGMK, via the coding sequence ATGATCGGCCGGGCGGACGCGAAAGGGGTCTTTGGCTCCGGGCTCGACCGGCCCGCGCAGGGGCCCGACGTTTTCCTCCTCCTTGCGGCGGGCATGCTCCTTTCGTTCGGGCTGCTCTCGCTGCACAGCATTGACGCGGCGGTCCATTCGGCTTACTTCTTCCGCCAGGCGGCGTTTGTCGTGGTCGGGTGTGTGATCGCCTTCGGGCTCGCCGTCGTGCCTCACGCGATGCTCAAGCGCGCGGCGGTGCCGCTCTACCTCGTGAGCTTGGGCTCGCTGGCGGCGGTGCTCTTCATCGGGCAGGAGAAGAAGGGCGCGACGCGCTGGATCGACGTCGGGCCGCTCCAGTTCCAGCCGAGCGAGTTCGCCAAGCTGGTGCTCGTGATCACGCTCGCGGCGTACCTCTCCGGCCGACAGGGCCGGATCAAAGACCCCTCGACGTTCTTCGGCTCGTTGTTGCACGTCGCCCCGGTCGTGCTGCTCACCCTTTTGCAGCCGCATTTGGCGGGGGCGGTCTCGTTGCTCATGATCTGGTTTGCGATGCTGCTCGCGTGCGGCGTCTCTTTGCGGCCGATCCTCCTGAGCGCGCTTGTCCTGCTCGCCGGGCTAGGGTTGGCGTGGAAGACCCCGGGGCTCATGCCGGACTACATGCGGAGCCGCATCGAGGGCAAGCTGCGACCCGACGTCAAGGACAACGCTTGGCAGCAAGAGCGCGCGAAGATCGCTTTCGCGACCGGCGGCCTCTTTGGGGTCGGGTACCTGAAAGGCGAGCAGAAGGCGGCGCGGTACGTGCCGGAACAGCAGAACGACTTCATCCTGACCGTGGTCGGGGAGGAGGGCGGTTTGTTCGGAACGGCGCTCGTCCTCCTTGGCTTCGCCCTCTTCTTTTTCCGGACTTGGTTGGTCGGTTGGCGGGCTTCGGAGCCCTTTGACCGTTACGTCGCGGCCGGGATCTTGGGCGTGCTCGGCTTTCACATGATCGTGAACGTCGGCATGAACCTGGGCATCTTGCCCGTCGCGGGGCTCTGGCTGCCCTTCATGAGCTATGGCGGCACGGCCATGTGGATGTGTCTGGGCTGCGTCGGGCTGCTGCTGGGAATGAAGTAG